TATTGTGGCACCGAGCTGTATCGCGATTTATATTCTTTTAATACCTTATTGGCTTTGGTGGTGACCTCGCTGATTATTTTTGTGATTGCCAATAGTTTTCCGATTGTGACAGTTGAACTGCAAGGTATCTTTTCACAAACTACATTGTTGGGTGCAGCGTGGACCATGTATCAAGCTGATCGTGCCTTTGTCGGTTTTTTAATTTTAATGACCACCTTTGTGGTGCCCTTGCTGTATTTACTACTCATGGCATACATCTTAAGCAGTGTGATGATTCATCCGCATCAACCTTTAACGGTCATGCAAGTCCGCGCTTTACGTGGGTTGTACCTGTTGCGGACATGGGGCATGGTTGAAGTATTTTTGATTGGAATTTTGGTCACTTTGGTGAAACTGGTGGGTATGGTCAAAGTGATTCCGGGGATTGCACTGTGGGCATTTGCAATCTTAAGTCTGCTTTTGGTGTATATCGTTTCCATGAAAGTCAAAGATCTTTGGGATGCCATTGAAGTGAATGGTGGGCGCTGATGCAGATTTACTCGCTAAGTAACGTTTCAGATTTAGCCTTATCTCAAGAGAGATTAAAGCCCAAACACTTTAAGTCTGAATCAACACGATTATCGATCAATGCATCGTCAAATCTATCATCAGATGCGTCCTCTACTCACGCATCCAAACCTTCATCAGAGCCCTCATCAGAGCTTTCATCACAGCCTTTGTCTCAACCTTTATCAGAATCATCATCGAAGCCGTCACAAGATCTATCGACTCAATCTTCAGCTTCCTCTCAAGGACCAAATCCGAACTTTGGTCGAAGCGCATTGTTTGATGATGAAACAGACATGCAATTGCCATTACGTGGTATCGATTTAGGCTTGGTGTTATGCCATTGTTGTGGACGTTTAAATCCGCAGCCTGAGCTTAATTCCTCAGAGACTGAGGCGCATTTAAAAAATGACATTTTAAAGAGTGAAGCTTTAAAATGTGAACGCTGTCATGCACCGTTACATCAACGTAAAACAGCGAGTTTAGAGCGCACTTTAGCCTTTTTGATCGCAGCCACGATTTTATATATTCCTGCCAATATTTTACCAATGACGATTACCGAATCGATCTTGGGCTATCAACAAGACACCATCATGAGTGGCGTGATTTACTTTTGGCACAATGGGGATTACTTTGTGGCAAGCGTCATTTTCATGGCGAGTATTTTTATTCCTTTATTAAAGTTGGTGATTTTGGCTTTACTGCTGGCTGCGGTGTACTTACAAAGCGCTAAACGCATTTACTTACTGCCTGCACATTGCGCCATTTTATATCGAATTGTAGAGTTTATTGGCCGTTGGTCCATGATCGATGTATTTGTTGTCGCGCTGTTGGCTGCCTTAATTCAAATCCATTCCTTAGCAACCATTTTAGCTGGTGCAGGCTCCGTGGCTTTTGGGGCGGTGGTGGTGCTGACCATGTGTGCCTCCTTAAGTTTTGATCCAAGAATCATTTGGGACAACTATGCACAAGCGCAAAAAGATAAACGTCAAATCAAGCCTGTTGAAGCTACCCATGATTTAAATTTCCCTTATTCAAACCAAGAAAAATAATGATGACTGATTCTATAGAAAACCGAGAACCGACCCCATTACCTGAACCGACTAAGAAACGTAGCCGTTGGAAGCCGTCATTGATTTGGCTGATTCCTTTGGTGGCGTTGATTATTGCCTTATCTTTGGCAGTGAAAGCCTATTTGAACACAGGTCCTGTGATTGAAGTGACTTTTAGAACCGCTGAAGGTTTGGAGGCCGGTAAAACCACGGTACGTTATCGTCAGGTGAGTATTGGTTTGGTGCGTGAAATTGACTTGGCGGAAGACCGCTCTAAAGTGGTGGCCAAAATTGAGTTACGTAAAGATGCCAGTAATTTTGCCGCCAAAGATTCACGCTTTTGGGTGGTTCGTCCGCGCGTAGGGATGGGCGGGATCACCGGTATAGATACCTTGCTGTCAGGGGCATATATCGAAGTGGATGGGGGTAAATCAGATGAGAAAAAAGTCGATTTTCAGGGCTTAGAAAATCCCCCAGTCATCACTTCGGATGTACCGGGCAAAGTATTTTTCTTAAAAGCCAAAGATCTAGGTTCACTGGATTTCGGTTCACCGATTTATTATCGCAGAATCAATGTCGGTCAAGTCACGGCCTATAACTTGGCTAAAGATGGACAAAGTGTTGAGCTACAAACCTTTATTCGTGCGCCTTATGACAAGTTTGTGACCAATGATGCGCGTTTCTGGCAAGCCAGTGGCATTGATGTTAGCTTAAATGCTTCAGGGCTTAGTTTAAATACCCAATCTTTGGCCAGTATTGTGTCAGGCGGGATTGCCTTTGGGTATCCTGAAGATTCTTTTGCCAGTGTTGCGGCAAATAACAGCCGTTTTGATTTGTTTGATACCCGTGCTGAAGCCTTGAAAAAACCGGATATTAATCCACGCCGCATCGTGATGTATTTTGATGATTCATTACGTGGCTTGTCAGAAGGTGCACCGATTGACTTTATGGGCGTAGAAGTGGGTGTCGTCAAAGGCATTAATACAGAATTCTTAAATCAATACAGTAAAATTCGTATGCGTGTGGATGCGGAAGTTTATCCATCTCGTATTGCCGGTGGTC
The sequence above is drawn from the Acinetobacter lanii genome and encodes:
- a CDS encoding paraquat-inducible protein A: MQLPLRGIDLGLVLCHCCGRLNPQPELNSSETEAHLKNDILKSEALKCERCHAPLHQRKTASLERTLAFLIAATILYIPANILPMTITESILGYQQDTIMSGVIYFWHNGDYFVASVIFMASIFIPLLKLVILALLLAAVYLQSAKRIYLLPAHCAILYRIVEFIGRWSMIDVFVVALLAALIQIHSLATILAGAGSVAFGAVVVLTMCASLSFDPRIIWDNYAQAQKDKRQIKPVEATHDLNFPYSNQEK
- a CDS encoding paraquat-inducible protein A, with translation MHDQARHQWVGCEDCDAVYVRIALASKERAYCPYCGTELYRDLYSFNTLLALVVTSLIIFVIANSFPIVTVELQGIFSQTTLLGAAWTMYQADRAFVGFLILMTTFVVPLLYLLLMAYILSSVMIHPHQPLTVMQVRALRGLYLLRTWGMVEVFLIGILVTLVKLVGMVKVIPGIALWAFAILSLLLVYIVSMKVKDLWDAIEVNGGR
- a CDS encoding PqiB family protein, producing MMTDSIENREPTPLPEPTKKRSRWKPSLIWLIPLVALIIALSLAVKAYLNTGPVIEVTFRTAEGLEAGKTTVRYRQVSIGLVREIDLAEDRSKVVAKIELRKDASNFAAKDSRFWVVRPRVGMGGITGIDTLLSGAYIEVDGGKSDEKKVDFQGLENPPVITSDVPGKVFFLKAKDLGSLDFGSPIYYRRINVGQVTAYNLAKDGQSVELQTFIRAPYDKFVTNDARFWQASGIDVSLNASGLSLNTQSLASIVSGGIAFGYPEDSFASVAANNSRFDLFDTRAEALKKPDINPRRIVMYFDDSLRGLSEGAPIDFMGVEVGVVKGINTEFLNQYSKIRMRVDAEVYPSRIAGGQELDPQGHIFKNFVEHGWRAQVRTGNLLTGQNYIAFDVFPKAPYRSLTLLPNGIVEIPTTPTDLKGLQTQITEITEKVNKFPIVEIGQDVRNTMAKLQSTITSSKKLVDQLDGQVAPNVQSTLNDVRKAVQSSETILSSDAPMQQDLRRALQQVTRAAASLQLMADQIEQHPESLIRGKNTEPKKNDND